One genomic region from Eptesicus fuscus isolate TK198812 chromosome 4, DD_ASM_mEF_20220401, whole genome shotgun sequence encodes:
- the LOC103286222 gene encoding olfactory receptor 1361-like → MEKGNHTSASEFILLGLSSQPGRQELIFGLFLVMYLIGAAGNLLIILAIGSDSHLHTPMYFFLSNLSLVDFCFISATVPKMLVNIQMQTQFISYGGCLTQIYFCILLANMDNFLLTAMAYDRYVAICHPLHYSTRMSLQTCALMLGSSWLIANFHSLLHTLLMARLDFCASNVIPYFFCDLVPLLQLSCSNTQLNQLMILLVGGLIVLIPFLGILVSYVHIVSAVLKIPSARGKQKAFSTCGSHLTVVILFYGTITGVYLNPSSSHSADKDSLASIMYMVVTPMLNPFIYCLRNKDMKRALRKLFSVKALSCGLWTVEFPLSVFVLGRE, encoded by the coding sequence ATGGAGAAAGGAAACCACACGAGCGCCTCTGAGTTCATCCTCCTAGGGCTCTCCAGccagcctgggaggcaggagcTGATCTTCGGCCTCTTCCTGGTCATGTACCTGATTGGGGCAGCAGGGAACTTGCTCATCATCCTGGCCATTGGCTCAGACTCTCACCTCCAcacgcccatgtacttcttcctcagtAACCTCTCCCTAGTGGATTTCTGCTTCATCTCTGCCACAGTCCCCAAGATGCTTGTGAATATCCAGATGCAGACTCAGTTCATTTCCTATGGTGGCTGCCTCACTCAGATCTACTTCTGCATTTTGCTTGCCAACATGGACAACTTCCTCCTGACAGCAATGGCTTATGACCGCTACgtggccatctgccaccccctGCACTACTCCACTAGAATGAGCCTGCAAACCTGTGCCCTGATGCTGGGGAGCTCCTGGCTCATCGCTAACTTCCACTCCCTGCTACACACCCTCCTCATGGCTCGACTGGACTTCTGTGCCAGCAACGTCATCCCTTACTTCTTTTGTGACCTCGTTCCCCTGCTCCAGCTCTCCTGTTCCAACACCCAACTCAACCAGCTCATGATTCTGCTGGTGGGAGGCTTGATCGTCCTCATCCCCTTCCTTGGCATTCTCGTCTCTTATGTCCACATTGTGTCTGCTGTGCTCAAGATCCCATCTGCCAGAGGCAAACAAAAGGCCTTTTCTACCTGTGGTTCCCATCTCACTGTGGTCATCCTCTTCTATGGGACTATCACAGGGGTCTACCTGAACCCCTCATCTTCCCATTCAGCTGACAAGGATTCCCTGGCTTCAATAATGTATATGGTGGTCActcccatgctgaaccccttcatttACTGCCTCAGAAACAAGGACATGAAGAGAGCTCTAAGGAAACTGTTCAGTGTGAAGGCTTTATCCTGTGGGCTATGGACAGTAGAGTTCCCCCTCAGCGTCTTTGTGCTGGGAAGAGAGTGA
- the ZSCAN25 gene encoding zinc finger and SCAN domain-containing protein 25: protein MLKERPGMAEVPQQQMGVPVVKLEKELPWGRGREDPSPETFRLRFRQFRYQEATGPQEALRKLQELCRQWLRPELHTKEQILELLVLEQFLTILPREFYAWIREHGPESGKALVAMVEDFTERALEAKAVPCHVQGEQEETALCRGPWEAGVHLGPVEVKPEWGMPHGEGVQGLDQGTEEQLNQDPGAGTQAFQEPAVPILQAGPGLPTVNTRDQEMAVGFLTAGSQGLGPFKDMALPFPEEEWRHVTPAQIDCFGEYVEPQDCSGIGSKDKEAKIQQADLKGALAQGTSERFGEAALQSPELGRTCEQEPGNSMGNMPGPPPPQHGTLSVPDDLKAHSSFWKPFQCPECGKGFSRSSNLVRHQRTHEEEKSYGCVECGKGFTLREYLMKHQRTHLGKRPYVCSECWKTFSQRHHLEVHQRSHTGEKPYKCGDCWKSFSRRQHLQVHRRTHTGEKPYTCECGKSFSRNANLAVHRRAHTGEKPYGCQVCGKRFSKGERLVRHQRIHTGEKPYHCLACGRSFNQRSILNRHQKTQHRQEIPVQ from the exons ATGCTTAAAGAGCGTCCAGGGATGGCAGAAGTCCCTCAGCAGCAGATGGGTGTTCCTGTGGTAAAATTGGAGAAAGAGTTGCcatggggcaggggaagggaggatccTAGTCCTGAGACTTTTCGGCTGAGGTTTCGGCAGTTCCGCTACCAGGAGGCAACTGGTCCCCAGGAAGCCCTCAGGAAACTCCAGGAGCTCTGTCGCCAGTGGCTGAGGCCTGAGCTGCACACCAAGGAGCAGATCCTggagctgctggtgctggagcagttcCTGACCATCCTGCCCCGGGAGTTCTATGCCTGGATTCGGGAGCATGGCCCAGAGAGTGGCAAGGCCCTAGTGGCCATGGTGGAGGACTTCACAGAGAGAGCACTGGAGGCCAAGGCG GTTCCATGCCACGtgcagggagagcaggaggagacAGCACTTTGCAGAGGCCCTTGGGAAGCAGGTGTCCACCTGGGACCAGTGGAGGTCAAGCCTGAGTGGGGGATGCCCCATGGGGAAGGTGTTCAAGGCCTAGACCAAGGCACCGAGGAACAGCTCAATCAGGACCCTGGTGCTGGGACACAGGCCTTCCAGGAGCCGG CTGTTCCAATTCTTCAGGCTGGTCCTGGCCTCCCCACAGTGAACACTAGAGACCAAGAGATGGCCGTTGGGTTCCTcacagctgggtcccag GGGTTGGGACCATTTAAGGATATGGCTCTGCCCTTCCCAGAGGAAGAGTGGAGGCATGTGACTCCAGCCCAGATAGACTGCTTTGGGGAATATGTGGAACCACAGGACTGTTCAG GCATTGGGAGCAAGGATAAAGAGGCCAAAATCCAGCAGGCTGACCTCAAGGGGGCGCTTGCTCAGGGGACCTCAGAGAGGTTTGGGGAAGCTGCTCTCCAGAGCCCCGAGCTTGGAAGAACCTGTGAGCAGGAGCCTGGTAATTCTATGGGAAACATGCCAGGGCCGCCTCCTCCCCAGCATGGCACCCTGTCTGTACCTGATGACCTCAAGGCTCACAGCTCCTTCTGGAAGCCTTTTCAGTGTCCTGAGTGTGGAAAAGGCTTCAGTCGGAGCTCAAATCTCGTCAGACACCAGCGAACCCATGAAGAAGAAAAATCCTATGGCTGTGTTGAGTGTGGGAAAGGGTTCACTCTGAGAGAGTACCTCATGAAGCACCAGAGAACCCACCTGGGAAAGAGACCCTATGTGTGCAGTGAGTGCTGGAAAACCTTCAGTCAGAGGCACCACCTTGAGGTCCACCAGCGGAGTCACACGGGGGAGAAGCCCTACAAGTGTGGGGACTGCTGGAAAAGCTTCAGCCGGAGACAGCATCTTCAGGTGCACCGGAGAACTCACACCGGGGAAAAGCCCTACACCTGCGAGTGCGGCAAGAGCTTCAGCAGGAACGCTAACCTGGCCGTGCACCGGCGAGCCCACACGGGGGAGAAGCCGTATGGGTGCCAGGTGTGTGGTAAACGGTTCAGTAAAGGGGAGCGGCTGGTCAGACACCAGAGGATTCACACAGGGGAGAAGCCCTACCACTGTCTTGCCTGTGGGAGGAGCTTCAACCAGAGGTCCATTCTCAACCGGCACCAGAAAACTCAGCATCGCCAGGAGATTCCCGTGCAGTAA